The genome window GTGGCTTTCCAACGCGTTTTCGAGAATTTCGGCGGGACTTTCAACCACCATCGAGGGAATCCGCTGTTCCGAATGCGACACAATGTGATCTTCGCTGTAGCGATTATCGATTTTCGGCTTAAAAATTGCCACTTTTTGCTTTGCGATGAGCGCCCGCCGCAACCGGCGAATCAGCTCTTCGGATTTGCCGCTGAACATGCAACCGCACACCACTTCTATCCACCCGACATTCCGCTGAATTATTGGAACCATTCCAAACTCCAAATTGAAACCCTTTGTTGATTCTTTATTCCACAAAGCCCAAAGATATTCATTCCCACCTAAAGAACAAACAGATTTTTTAAGCGAAAATTCCCGTTCGCGTTTGATTAAACCGCTACCAGAAACCCAAAAAACAACTGAAAAGTTTGAATAATGTCCGCTAAAACTTGCCGGAATATCTATTTTAGGGTTATATTAAAAGATAAAATACGCAACACGTAAACGAACCGGGTTGCACATTGCAAAAGAAATATTTTCAGGGTGAGTTATGATCCGGACACTGCTTTTTTTTATCGCGCTGGGTATTAACACAACGATAGGCGGAATTGGCGTAATGGTGATCGGATTGTTTCAGCGGCATTCCAAAATTGCGCTGGAATGGATTATGAAACCCTGGGCGAAAGCCCTGGTATGGATCGCCGGGATAAAGCTGACGGTAGAAGGCGTGGAAAATGTGGATTTCCGGCAATCGTATATCGTGCTGAGCAATCACCAAAGCCATATGGATATTCCCGTGCTGCTGGCGGCAATGCCCAATCATTTCACCTTTATCGCCAAAAAAGAGCTGTTCCGGATTCCCATTTTTGCCCAGGCAATGCGCGGATTCGGTATTCTGGAAATCGATCGCAGCAACCGCAACCGGGCGATTGCCACGCTAAAAGACGCGGCGCAAATTGCCAAATCCAAAAACATCTCCATTTTGGCATTCCCGGAAGGCACCCGCAGCGAGGACGGGCAGTTGAAGCCGTTCAAGAAAGGGCCGTTTATGCTGGCGCTGGATGCCCGTTTGCCGGTGTTGCCGGTGTCGATCAGCGGCACTTTTCCCATTTTGCCCAAAGGAAAATTGCTCATTCGCGGCGGGCAGCAGGTTCGGGTAACCATTCACCCGCCGGTAATTGTGGAAAATGCCAGTTACGAAAGCCGTGAACAATTAATGGACGAAACCTACCAGCGAGTAGCCTCGGGATTTATGCAATATGAATCATGATTTCAAAAATTTGACAGTGGTGGATCACCCGCTGATCGCCGACAAACTCACCCGGCTCCGGTCGGTGGAAACACCGCATCACGAGTTCAAAATGCTGCTGGATGCCGTCAGCTCGCTGCTGTTTTACGAAGCCAGCCGCAATTTGGCGACCCAAAACCAGCGCATCCGCACACCGCTGGAGCAGGTGGAAATGCCGCGTTTGGCCGGCGATGTGCTGTTGGTGCCCATTTTGCGGGCAGGACTGGCGATGGTCAACGGCATCACGCCGATTTTGCCGGAGGTGATTGTCGGGATGATTGGCATGTATCGCGATCACGATACGCTGCAGCCGGTGGATTATTATTTAAAATTGCCAAAAAACCTGGATCAAAAGCAGGTGTTTCTGGTCGATCCGATGCTGGCGACGGGCGGCAGCGCATCCGATGCGCTGAAAAAGTTGCGGGAGCACGGCGCTAAAACCATCACAATGATTGCGCTGATTGCTGCGCCGGAGGGCGTAAAACGGGTGACGGAAGCTTTCCCGGATGTGCGGATTTTTGCCGCTGCGCTGGATCGCCAGTTGAATGAGATCGGTTACATTTTGCCCGGTCTCGGCGATGCGGGCGACCGTTATTTTGGCGTTTGAGAACCTGCTGTTTGGCGTGTTTCGAATCTCCGCGGCCACTCAACTGGATTTAACAGAAACTATCCACATTTTCAAAAATTTCCGAAAACAAAAAGGCACGCAAATCTGCGTGCCTTTTTTCATTGTGTTTTAATTTCGTTGCGAAGCCCGTGCTCCGCGATGCCGGTTTATTCGCTCGCTTCCGGCCAAATGCCGATTTCCTTAAAATAGCGGATCGCACCGGGATGGAACGGCGTGCCGGTATCGCGAATCACGTTTTTGGGGTTGATCGCCCGTCCCGCCGGATGCTGCTTTACTACCGCTTCCCGCTGTTCGTATAAAATTTTGGTGAATTGATACACCGTTTCTTCCGCCACATTTGCCGATGTAACCAAATGCATAGAACCCACGTTAAGCCCTTGATATTCATCAACTTGTCCGCGATAGGTTTCTGCCGGAATATTTGCCGCGTTGAAAAAGGGGTAATCCGCGATCAGCTTTTCCCGTGCCGCCGCGTCAAACGGAATGAAGACGATATCCTGCGTTGCGCATGCCTGCGTGATCGATGCTGTTGGCACCGCGCCGCCCAAAAATGCGGCAGCCGCGGAACCATCGGCGAGCATGTCCACTGCGCCGGCCTGCGTGTTGTTCAACGGCGTGAAATCGTCATATGTCAATCCGTGCGCCGCTAAAATCGGGCGGATAAAATATTCGAATCCCGCACCGGCGGGACCGACCACTACCCGCTTTCCGCGCAAATCTGCTATCGAATTGATATTATTGGACTTCGGTGCGATAAACAGCGCGATATTCGGCGCCAGCGTCATCACCGAACGGACGGTGTAGGCTTTCTCCCAATCGCCTTCGCCGCGCACTGCGAAATAGGAAATCGCTGCGTTGGCCATCGCAAAATCGAGTTCGCCGCGGTCCAGCCGCCGGATATTTTCCTGCGTGCCTTTGGTCGCTTCCGCGGAAATTTGCCAGCCTGATTCGCCGGCGTTATCGTTTACGGTTTGGGCAATCGCGCCGCCAACCACAAAAAATGCCCCGCCGGGCGGTGCCGTTCCCAAGCTCAAAAATTGCCGGTCGGCAGGTTTGGCGGATTGTTGTTCGGCATCGCCGCCACCGCCGCACGCCAAAAACAATCCCGCACCAACCAGCAAAACAACGCCGATTGCCGTGTATTTTCTGAAATTTCTGATCGAAAATTGCATGTATTTCCCCGTTATTTGATTGATTTTTTTCCGATTATTTCGCGCCTCGCCGACATTCGCTAACGCGAAAATATGCGAAATTGTTGTGCAAAGTTGAGAAATTTTTATATTTAAAGCTAAAGATAGCGTAATTCATTCAATAAAAAAAGTGGACGGATATGCAGTTAAAATATGTTTTGGCGATTTGGGGACTGTTATTTTGTATCGCGGCGACCGCGAATGTACCGCAGAAAAAATGGATTGTCGGCACAAAGGAAGCAGCGCCGTTTTCCATGAAACAGCCGGACGGCAGTTGGCGCGGCATCAGCATCGACCTGTGGGAACAGATCGCCAAAAACGAAGGCTACACCTTTGAATATCGCGAAATGAGCCTCGAAGAAATGCTGCAGGGGCTGGAAAACAACCAGATTGACCTCGCCGTTGCGGCACTGACCATCACACCGGATCGCGAAAAAGCGTTCGATTTCAGCCACGCGTTTTACAACACCGGGCTGAGCGTTGCGGTGCGCACAACCGGCGGAAACACCTACTGGCAGCTATTTTTGGGATTATTCTCCAAAGATTTTTTGCAAGTTGTTGCGGCGCTCGCGCTGTTGCTTTTTGCCGTAGGCGCGCTGGTTTGGCTGGTGGAACGCCGCCGCAATCCCGAACAATTTGGCGGCACGGCGATGCACGGGCTCGGCGCCGGTTTCTGGTGGTCGGCAGTCACGATGACCACCGTCGGCTATGGCGATAAAGCACCGGTCACCTTTTGGGGACGCATCCTCGGGCTGATCTGGATGTTTATGGCAATCATCATTATTTCGAGCTTTACGGCGGGTATCGCATCTGCGTTAACGGTGAACCAGTTGCAATCGAACATCAACAGTGCGGATGATTTGCGGCATGTGAAAGTCGCTACGGTGCGCGGCTCCACCAGCGAAAATTATCTGGTTCGCGATAACATCGGGCACCGCAGTTTTGACACGATCGGCAGTGCGCTGCAAGCCGTTGCCGACGGAACGGTGGACGCCGCCGTGTACGACGCGCCGATTCTGCGATACCTCGCCCAAAGCGAATATCAGGGATCGCTGAATGTGCTGCCGTTCACCTTCTCCCGGCAGGATTACGGCATCGGGCTACCGGATAGCAGCGACCTGCGCGAGCCGCTCAACCGGGCGTTGCTTTCGGAAATCCGTCGCGAAGAGTGGGAGAATGTGCTGAAGCGCTATCTCGGGGAATAATATATGTTTAAAGAGTTAAATTACCACAACGTCGTAAAACGCGCTGTGGTAAATATTTTCCTGAACAAATTATTCAGAGATTCCTGCCTGCGCAGGAATGACACAACAATATGCTGAGCGATTATTTCTCCAATAACTGATTCATCGCTTTAGCCAGTTTGAAATCGAATTCGGTGAGTCCGCCGGCGTCGTGCGTATCCAGATCGATCACCACTTTATTGTAAACATTAAACCATGCCGGGTGGTGATTTTGCTTTTCGGCGAGGATCGCTGCGCGAGTCATGAATCCGAATGCCGCCACAAAATCCGGGAACTGGATTTCCCGGTGCAGCTTGCCGTCGACAATTTTCCAACCGGGAATTTCACCCAACATTTTTTTTGCATCTGTCTCATTTATTTTTGTCCTGCTGGTCATATTTCCTCCTTTGGTTTGATTATTCAAGATATGTCGACCAATTGCAGTTGTCAACCGTTTGCCAAATCTCAAGTTTGCGAATCTTGCCTGTTTATGCTAAATTGTCACCGACCAACATCGGGAAGCGTTGACGGCACCTGCTGACAAATTGAAATTTTCTGGCTCACCTGCCGGAAAAACAGTTTACCATCCAATTTTTATTTGGGGAAATTGATGCTGGGACAATCCATTCTCCATTACAACATCATCGAAAAGCTCGGCGAAGGCGGAATGGGCGTGGTGTATCTCGCTGAAGATACGCGGCTCGGGCGAAATGTTGCCATCAAATTTTTGCCGGATCATATTGCCAACGACAGCGAATCGCGGGAGCGGTTTGTCAACGAGGCAAAAGCAGCCGCTGCGCTCAATCACCCCAACATCGCCCAAATTTACGCCATCGAAAATAGCGAAGATGCACAATTTATTGTGATGGAATATGTTGACGGTAACGAACTCATTGAGGCGATTCGTGAATCGCCCCTACATCCAGAGGTTGCCATCGACTACGCAAACCAAATTGCGAACGGGTTGCATGCAGCACATGAAAAAGGCATTATTCATCGCGATATCAAACCGACGAACATCATGATTACCGGTGACGGGCAGGTGAAAATCATGGATTTCGGGCTGGCGAAAATGGCCGATGCCGCGCTGAAAACCCGCCAGGGCACAACACTCGGCACTTTCGCATACATGAGCCCGGAGCAGGCGCAGGGCATGACGGTCGATTATCGCACCGACATCTGGTCGCTGGGCGTGGTGTTTTATCAAATGATTGCCGGAAAAGCACCGTTCGAGGGCGATTACGAACAGGTGCTGATTTACGCCATCCTCAACGAATCGCCGGAAAAACTCGCGGAAACGCGACCGGAAATTCCCGCCGAAATCGATGCGATTATCGAAAAAGCGCTCGCCAAAAATCCCGATGAACGCTTTGCGACGATGGCGGAAATGATCGCCGCGCTGAATGCGATTCAATCAAAACCAGGTAAAAGCGCAGGCGAAACAAAATTGCCCAAAGAAGATCCGCAGGCAGAGCAAATCGGGCCGTATAAAATTCGTCAGCAGATCGGCGAGGGCGGCATGGGCGAAGTGTATCTCGCGGAGCAAATCGCCCCGGTGCGCCGAAAAGTAGCGCTCAAAATCATCAAATTGGGGATGGACAGCAAACAAATTGTGGCGCGATTCGAAGCGGAACGGCAGGCGCTGGCAGTGATGGATCATCCGAACATCGCCAAAGTTTTTGAAGCCGGAACCACCGACAAAGGTCGCCCATATTTTGTGATGGAATACGTTCCCGGCGTGCCGTTGAACACCTATTGCGATACGGAACGGCTTTCCACCAACGAACGGCTGGAGTTGTTCACCGCCATCTGCGGTGCCGTGCAGCATGCTCACCAAAAGGGCGTTATTCACCGCGATTTGAAGCCGTCGAACATCCTCGTTTCGCTGCAGGACGGCAAACCGGTGCCCAAAATTATCGATTTCGGCATCGCGAAAGCAATCCACACGCCGCTCACCGACAGCACGTTGGTGACTGCCATCGGCGAGGTGGTGGGCACGCCCGCATACATGAGCCCGGAGCAACTGGAAAATTCCCAACTGGATATTGACACGCGATCGGATATTTATTCGCTCGGCGTGATACTGTTTGAATTGCTCGCCGGCGCGTTGCCCTTCGATTTCAGCGAATACCAAAAACCGGGCGATTCGCTGCAAAAAATGATTCGCGAAACCGATCCGCCAACGCCCAGCAAACGGCTGCAAACCATCGGCGATGTGCGGGAAAAAATCGCCAGAAATCGCCGCACGGATGCCGGATCGCTGCACAAAAAGCTCGCGGGCGATCTCGACTGGATCACCGTGAAAGCGATGGAAAAAGATCGCAATCGCCGCTACGAGACCGCTAACGGTTTGGCGATGGACATCCGGCGATATTTGAATGACGAACCGGTTTTTGCGCGACCGCCGAGCGCAGGCTACCGTATTTCAAAATTTGTGCGGCGCAACCGATTGGCGGTGATCGCTGCCGGCGTTGCCGTTTCAGGATTGCTGATCGGGTTCATTTTCGCAACAGCCGGATTTGTCCGCGCCACCAAAGCGGAGCAGAAAGCCTCCCGCGAAGCTGAATCTGCCCGGCAAGTCTCCAATTTTTTGATCGATCTGTTCAAAATTTCCGATCCCACCGAAGCCGTTGGCGACACGATTTCTGCGCGGCAATTGCTCGACCGCAGCGCCGAGCGCATCGGCGCAGAGCTCAAAAATGAGCCGGTAATTCAGGCGCGACTAATGCACACGATGGGCAAAGTATATTCGGAAATGGGGCTGTTCGGGCGATCCAAACCGCTGCTGGATTCCGCGCTGGCCAAACAGCGGGCGCTGCTCGACACCCAAAATCCGGAACTCGGCGCGACGCTGCACGATCTCGGTTACACTTATTATCAGCTTGGCGAATTTGACAGTGCGCAGGTGCTGATGGAACAATCGCTGCAAATTTTCCGCGAAAACGGCAATCACGAAAAAGTGGTGCAAAATCTCCGGCAGCTCGGCGATGTCTGGGAGGAAAAAGGCGACCAGGAAAAGCAGCTCAACTATCATCAGGAATCTGTTGAATATGCTGAACAAACCATCGGTAAAAATAATATTCAGTACGCGGAATCGGTGTCGAAACTCTCGTTTGCGCTGGCAAATCAGGGCAAATACGAGGCAGCGGAGCCGCTGGTTCGGGAAGCGTTGCGCATCGCCAAAGCGCAGGTCGGCGACGATCACTGGCTGACCAGCCGCATCAAAATTGATCTCGCGTGGTGGCTGCTGGATTTGAGCCGCAACGACGAAGCCGTCCAATTGTTCAACGAGGCGCTGGAAACATTCAAAAAAATATACGGGCCGGATCATCCGGAAACGGCCATCGCGATGAGCAATCTGGCGTCCACTTACACATCGCTCAATCGCCACGAAGATGCCATTGAACTGCACAAACAGGCAGTAACCATTTTCAAAAAACGCTACGGCAATGTGCATTACGACGTGGCAACGGCGATGAACAATTACGGACGTTCGCTGGTGCTCAAAGGCGATTACGACGCTGCGGAAAAAGTGTTGTGGGAAGTGGTGTCCATTTACGAAACGCTATATGGCAAAGACACGCCGCGACCGGCGGCAGCATACACCAATCTCGGTCGCGCTGCACTCGCAAAAAAGGATTTCCGGCGGGCTGAGGAATACCTCAAAAAAGCGGTGGCGATGTTTACCGAACTGGTTGGCGATGCGCATCCGGTGCTCAGCTATCCCATGTTTGAACTGGCGAAGCTGAAAACCGAAACCGGCGATGTTGCGGCAGCGGAAGTGGTTTTCCGGCAGGTAATCGCGCTTCGCGAAGCGGCATTTGGCGAAGCCAACGAAGAAGTGCTGCAAGCCCAAACCGCTTATGCCGCGTTACTGCGGCAGATGAATCGCCCGGCAGCAGCAGATTCGGTAGTAAAACGGGTAGCAGAGATGTCGATTCAAAATTGACCAACACATTGGAAACCAAGGTATGATTGGTAAAAAAATTCTCCATTACAACATTGTCAAAAAGCTCGGCGAGGGCGGGATGGGCGTGGTGTATCTTGCCGAAGACACCCGGCTCGATCGACAAGTTGCCATCAAATTTCTGCCCGGTCACATCGCTACGGATACAGAAGCTCGGCAGCGATTCGAAATTGAGGCAAAAGCGGCGGCATCGCTGAATCATCCGAATATCGCCAACGATCCACGCTATCGAACATGCAGAAGAAGATGTGTTTATTTTGTCATGGAATACATCGACGGGCAGGCCGACGCCAAATGCATGAGATTGCCGGACTGGAACGGCTGCCCGGATCGAACGGCTGGAACTGATATCGCCATCCAGATTGCCAAAGGGTTGCAGGCAGCACGATGAAAAAGGGATTGTTCATCGCGATATCAAATCCGGCAATATCATGGTCACCGCTGACCGGCAGGTGCAAATTGATGGATTTCGGCATCGCGAAAGTTGGCACGCAGCAAAACTCACCCAGGTCGGCATCGACACTGGGCACGCCCGCATATATGTCGCCGGAACAGGCGCAGGGCGAACCGGTGGATCAGCGCAGCGATTTGTGGTCGCTGGGCGTTGTGCTGTACGAACTACTTATCGGCGAAATGCCGTTTGCAGGCGATTTCAGCGCAGGCGGTTATTTACGCGATTCTCAACGAAACATTCGCGAGCCGGTCGATCAAAAACGGGCGGATGTGCCCCGGCGATTGCTGCAAATCTGTCCAGCGCAATTGAAAAGAAATGCTCCAAAAAATCCGGAAAACCGCTATGCCAGCGCATCGATTGCTGGGCGAATTGCAACGTGCGGATCGGCAGGTGGATAGTATTTCCCGCTCTCAATGGATTCCATCCGCCGAAAAACCGGAAAAAATCGACCATCAACAAACAGGCGATTATCAGCACGCTTTTTATTTTTCCGTGTTTATTATCGCTGTGGTTTTATGGTCCCGCTTTACCGGACGAACGTCCGACCTGCCAGATTATGCCCAACAGCTCAATTCCATTGCTGTGTTGCCGTTCGACGATCTCAGCCCGGAACAGGATCAGGAATATTTTTGCGCGACAGCCGACCGAGGCGAAATTTTCACCAAACTTGCGCGATTGGGCGAACTGAAAGTGATTGCCCGGACATCCGTAATGCGCTATCGCAACAAAATTGTCTCCGAAAAAGCATTCGGGAAATTGGGGAGGAACTGGATGTGTCTACCGTGCTGGAAGGCAGCATTCGCAAACATGAGGATAACATCCGCGTGACCGCGCAGTTGATCCGCACGAATGACGAGTCGCATATCTGGGCGGAATCGTATGACAAAAACTCGATGATGTGTTTGACACTGCAGGATGATGTTGCCAAATCCATTGCAGAAGCCTTGCATGTGCAACTATCACCGAAAGCCATCGCCGCCATCGAGGAAAATAGCAAAAACAGGATACGCGCCTATACGAACTCGTGAAGCGCGGTAACCACATGCTTTTCGCAGGAAAAGAAACAGAGAAAAGGCACTCGAATTTTATAAAACAACACTGGCAACCGATTCAACTTATGCACCGGCATCATCGGCATTACTATGCGCTGGCATCACAAATGGGTGTTTAGCGGATTCCGGGACAGGGGTGCGCATCGCCGCAAGCTTGACTGGGCGGAAAAATCTATCCGGCTGGCGCCGGACAATCCCGATGCGCTCGCGGTTTTGGCGCATTCCTATCTGACTTCCGGCGTGAGCATTGATTCAACATACGCAGTGCTTTCAACAAGCGCTGGACGCAAACCGAACAGCGAGGCGTTGCGCTGGAAGCTGCCGGATTTTTCTACATCAGCAGAATTGGTTTGTGGGACGCGGGGCTCAACTAATCGCCAAAAGCAGCCATTGATCCATTCGGGATGTAATATTTTCACCATCGCTGCGGCAATGTGCAATTATATCGACATTGGCGATGAACAACTACGGACGTTCGCTGGTGCTCAAAGGCGATTACGACGCTTGAGCAAAGTATTGTGGGAAGTGGTGTCCATTTACGAAACGCTTCTGGCGGTATTAACCGCGACGCGACCGGCGGCGGATAGCCAATCTCGGTCGCGCTGCACTCGCAAAAAAGATTTTCGGCGGGCTGAGGAATTGGCAAAAAAGCGGTGCCGATGTTTACGTTCTGGTTGGCGATGCGCATCGCGGTGCTCAGCTATCCGGAAAATGAATTGGCGAAGCTGAAAAGGACGAAACCGGTTTATTTGCTGCAGATATGCCGGACGAGGCAGGTGATTGCGCTTCGCGAAAGCAGCATTCGGCGAATCCAACGAAGAGTGCTGTATCAATATCAAACACCGATTCCGCGTTGCTGCGGCAGATGAATCGCCCGGCAGCGATGATCAACAACTTTTCGGCGGATACAGCAGTTTTCGGTGGAATAATTTCGAATTTTTTGACGATCAACATTCAGCGTTTAATTCCATAATTTACAGGAGCTTGATTGATGAAAATCGACTTGATCACCATTTTGACGAATGACGCGCCAAAACTCAGCAAATTTTACCGTGATGTGCTCGGTTTTTCCGTGGCGCAAAATACCGGAAAATATGTGGAATTGGCCAACGAATCCGTGCGATTTGCCATTTGCGAACGCCCGATAATGACGCAGGCAACCGGACACAAATCCTATCGCGAAAAGCCCGCCGGACAGTCGTTTGAGTTGGCATTTGTGCTGGATTCCCCGGCGGCGGTGGACGCCAAATATGATGAAATTATCGCCAACGGCGCAACGCCGGTAAAAGCGCCAGCAACCATGCCGTGGGGCATGCACACCGCGTTTTTCGCCGATCCGGACGGGAATATTCACGAGCTGTTTTGTCATCCGCAGGCGGAAAAATAATGTTGCTCTATCAGGAAATTGTGCCGGACAAGCGGCTGGCAAATCACATTTTATCCTATTGGAAATTCGAATATCACCCGGATTCATCCGACGGAAAACCGCCGGAAATGCTCGATCACACAGTGTTGCCGGACGGTTGTGTGTCGCTGGTATTTCATTATAATCAATATGTTAAGCAACGATTTTCTGTGCTGTTCAGGCGCGGATGCAGAATTATAACACACAGATGTATCCCGGCAGCGTGTTTGTGGGTGTGCGGTTTTTTCCCGGCGTTGTGGATGCACTGTTCGGTATCAGCGGCGCGGCGTTGCGCGATCAATCCATCGATGCGAGCACGATTTGCAGCAACCTCAATTTGGGCAAATTGCTGGAATGCATCTGCAAAAATTTCGACCAATACGAGCTGTTCGACGAAGAATTGCTGCCATTCATCACCAAATTTGCCGGAAAACCGGACGAGCGGATTACCCGCGCCGTTTCGCTGATTGTCGCGGCAAACGGCAACATCAAAATGGCGGATATCGCCGGAAAAGTGCACCTCAGTGAGCGGCAGTTGCAGCGCATTTTCCGCGAAAAAGTGGGGCTGACGCCCAAAGAATTTGCACGGATTCGCCGCATCCGCACATCGCTGATCAAGATGGTGCTGGAAAACCGGGATTTGCAGGAGGTTATTCACAACGCGGGATATTTCGATCAGGCTCATTTTATCCGCGATTTCGGCGCAATTGCCGGCACCAATCCCACTTTGTTTAAAAAA of Calditrichia bacterium contains these proteins:
- a CDS encoding VOC family protein, giving the protein MKIDLITILTNDAPKLSKFYRDVLGFSVAQNTGKYVELANESVRFAICERPIMTQATGHKSYREKPAGQSFELAFVLDSPAAVDAKYDEIIANGATPVKAPATMPWGMHTAFFADPDGNIHELFCHPQAEK
- a CDS encoding protein kinase codes for the protein MKKGLFIAISNPAISWSPLTGRCKLMDFGIAKVGTQQNSPRSASTLGTPAYMSPEQAQGEPVDQRSDLWSLGVVLYELLIGEMPFAGDFSAGGYLRDSQRNIREPVDQKRADVPRRLLQICPAQLKRNAPKNPENRYASASIAGRIATCGSAGG
- a CDS encoding 4a-hydroxytetrahydrobiopterin dehydratase; its protein translation is MTSRTKINETDAKKMLGEIPGWKIVDGKLHREIQFPDFVAAFGFMTRAAILAEKQNHHPAWFNVYNKVVIDLDTHDAGGLTEFDFKLAKAMNQLLEK
- a CDS encoding TAXI family TRAP transporter solute-binding subunit; this encodes MQFSIRNFRKYTAIGVVLLVGAGLFLACGGGGDAEQQSAKPADRQFLSLGTAPPGGAFFVVGGAIAQTVNDNAGESGWQISAEATKGTQENIRRLDRGELDFAMANAAISYFAVRGEGDWEKAYTVRSVMTLAPNIALFIAPKSNNINSIADLRGKRVVVGPAGAGFEYFIRPILAAHGLTYDDFTPLNNTQAGAVDMLADGSAAAAFLGGAVPTASITQACATQDIVFIPFDAAAREKLIADYPFFNAANIPAETYRGQVDEYQGLNVGSMHLVTSANVAEETVYQFTKILYEQREAVVKQHPAGRAINPKNVIRDTGTPFHPGAIRYFKEIGIWPEASE
- a CDS encoding serine/threonine protein kinase, producing MLGQSILHYNIIEKLGEGGMGVVYLAEDTRLGRNVAIKFLPDHIANDSESRERFVNEAKAAAALNHPNIAQIYAIENSEDAQFIVMEYVDGNELIEAIRESPLHPEVAIDYANQIANGLHAAHEKGIIHRDIKPTNIMITGDGQVKIMDFGLAKMADAALKTRQGTTLGTFAYMSPEQAQGMTVDYRTDIWSLGVVFYQMIAGKAPFEGDYEQVLIYAILNESPEKLAETRPEIPAEIDAIIEKALAKNPDERFATMAEMIAALNAIQSKPGKSAGETKLPKEDPQAEQIGPYKIRQQIGEGGMGEVYLAEQIAPVRRKVALKIIKLGMDSKQIVARFEAERQALAVMDHPNIAKVFEAGTTDKGRPYFVMEYVPGVPLNTYCDTERLSTNERLELFTAICGAVQHAHQKGVIHRDLKPSNILVSLQDGKPVPKIIDFGIAKAIHTPLTDSTLVTAIGEVVGTPAYMSPEQLENSQLDIDTRSDIYSLGVILFELLAGALPFDFSEYQKPGDSLQKMIRETDPPTPSKRLQTIGDVREKIARNRRTDAGSLHKKLAGDLDWITVKAMEKDRNRRYETANGLAMDIRRYLNDEPVFARPPSAGYRISKFVRRNRLAVIAAGVAVSGLLIGFIFATAGFVRATKAEQKASREAESARQVSNFLIDLFKISDPTEAVGDTISARQLLDRSAERIGAELKNEPVIQARLMHTMGKVYSEMGLFGRSKPLLDSALAKQRALLDTQNPELGATLHDLGYTYYQLGEFDSAQVLMEQSLQIFRENGNHEKVVQNLRQLGDVWEEKGDQEKQLNYHQESVEYAEQTIGKNNIQYAESVSKLSFALANQGKYEAAEPLVREALRIAKAQVGDDHWLTSRIKIDLAWWLLDLSRNDEAVQLFNEALETFKKIYGPDHPETAIAMSNLASTYTSLNRHEDAIELHKQAVTIFKKRYGNVHYDVATAMNNYGRSLVLKGDYDAAEKVLWEVVSIYETLYGKDTPRPAAAYTNLGRAALAKKDFRRAEEYLKKAVAMFTELVGDAHPVLSYPMFELAKLKTETGDVAAAEVVFRQVIALREAAFGEANEEVLQAQTAYAALLRQMNRPAAADSVVKRVAEMSIQN
- a CDS encoding helix-turn-helix transcriptional regulator — protein: MQNYNTQMYPGSVFVGVRFFPGVVDALFGISGAALRDQSIDASTICSNLNLGKLLECICKNFDQYELFDEELLPFITKFAGKPDERITRAVSLIVAANGNIKMADIAGKVHLSERQLQRIFREKVGLTPKEFARIRRIRTSLIKMVLENRDLQEVIHNAGYFDQAHFIRDFGAIAGTNPTLFKKIHFANRSSQHFTARCTALMLSFFTIISRPEKLFFFTNKI
- a CDS encoding 1-acyl-sn-glycerol-3-phosphate acyltransferase; its protein translation is MIRTLLFFIALGINTTIGGIGVMVIGLFQRHSKIALEWIMKPWAKALVWIAGIKLTVEGVENVDFRQSYIVLSNHQSHMDIPVLLAAMPNHFTFIAKKELFRIPIFAQAMRGFGILEIDRSNRNRAIATLKDAAQIAKSKNISILAFPEGTRSEDGQLKPFKKGPFMLALDARLPVLPVSISGTFPILPKGKLLIRGGQQVRVTIHPPVIVENASYESREQLMDETYQRVASGFMQYES
- a CDS encoding transporter substrate-binding domain-containing protein, with product MQLKYVLAIWGLLFCIAATANVPQKKWIVGTKEAAPFSMKQPDGSWRGISIDLWEQIAKNEGYTFEYREMSLEEMLQGLENNQIDLAVAALTITPDREKAFDFSHAFYNTGLSVAVRTTGGNTYWQLFLGLFSKDFLQVVAALALLLFAVGALVWLVERRRNPEQFGGTAMHGLGAGFWWSAVTMTTVGYGDKAPVTFWGRILGLIWMFMAIIIISSFTAGIASALTVNQLQSNINSADDLRHVKVATVRGSTSENYLVRDNIGHRSFDTIGSALQAVADGTVDAAVYDAPILRYLAQSEYQGSLNVLPFTFSRQDYGIGLPDSSDLREPLNRALLSEIRREEWENVLKRYLGE
- the upp gene encoding uracil phosphoribosyltransferase — translated: MNHDFKNLTVVDHPLIADKLTRLRSVETPHHEFKMLLDAVSSLLFYEASRNLATQNQRIRTPLEQVEMPRLAGDVLLVPILRAGLAMVNGITPILPEVIVGMIGMYRDHDTLQPVDYYLKLPKNLDQKQVFLVDPMLATGGSASDALKKLREHGAKTITMIALIAAPEGVKRVTEAFPDVRIFAAALDRQLNEIGYILPGLGDAGDRYFGV
- a CDS encoding protein kinase yields the protein MIGKKILHYNIVKKLGEGGMGVVYLAEDTRLDRQVAIKFLPGHIATDTEARQRFEIEAKAAASLNHPNIANDPRYRTCRRRCVYFVMEYIDGQADAKCMRLPDWNGCPDRTAGTDIAIQIAKGLQAAR